The following are encoded together in the Nymphaea colorata isolate Beijing-Zhang1983 chromosome 14, ASM883128v2, whole genome shotgun sequence genome:
- the LOC116267543 gene encoding nuclear transcription factor Y subunit A-7-like isoform X2: MTSSVPDSRSECDSAGTDEHQNQSHMPMQPQSPSTGIYSHGVAGPSVEYIVPHTHPDIGHTMGQAVYPFPDPYYGSYVAAYGAQVMIHPHMMGVHQGGLPLPSDAVEEPVYVNAKQYHGILRRRQSRAKAESENKMIKSRKKEKSKGRLGHQ, encoded by the exons ATGACATCTTCAGTGCCTGATTCACGTTCAGAGTGTG ATAGTGCTGGGACAGATGAACATCAAAATCAGTCTCACATGCCGATGCAACCTCAATCTCCTTCTACTGGCATTTACAGTCATGGCGTAGCAGGACCATCTGTTGAATACATTGTCCCTCACACCCATCCGGATATTGGTCACACCATG GGTCAAGCTGTATATCCATTCCCAGATCCATACTATGGAAGTTATGTTGCAGCTTATGGTGCACAAGTTATG ATCCATCCACACATGATGGGAGTTCATCAAGGAGGATTACCTTTGCCAAGTGATGCTGTTGAAGAACCAGTTTACGTTAATGCAAAGCAGTATCATGGGATCCTGAGGCGACGTCAATCACGTGCAAAAGCTGAATCTGAGAACAAAATGATCAAGTCCCGGAAG aaagaaaagagcAAGGGGAGATTGGGGCATCAATGA